The sequence below is a genomic window from Cobetia sp. cqz5-12.
TGGGCGTGTACGTGCGTGCTGGCGGCCACATCGCATAACGATAACGACGAACTACGCAGGGCCTACCGACTCAGGAGGCCATATGCATGATGACGACCACGAGCCCGCCGATATGCCACACCGCGATCCATCGACATGGCAGATGCTGCTGGAGTGGCTACAGCCGTATCAAGCCAACCTCTATGCAGCGGGGCTGTCATTCGCGATCGCACTGCTGCGCGGCCTGCATGCTGGTGGCCGCTTCTACAAGTCATTGCTCGAGGCGACCCTGGTAGGTGGCCTGACATTGGCGCTCAAGCCGCTGCTGGACTGGGGCGGCTTGGATCAGGACATGGCCGTGGCCATCGGGGCTGCGATCGCTTTCCTCGGTGTCGAGTGGCTGCGTGCCAAGTCTGACGCCATCTTCGATAAGGTGCTGGGACGATGGCTGCACTGATCACGACCGCGTGGGCATGGGGCCGCAAGCTGATATCAGGCGTGAAGATCGAGGTCATCCTGATGGCGGTGGTGCTGGGCTGGGGTGCGATGAAGACCTATGAGGCGACCAAGGCCGAGCAGCATGCCAATGATCTCAAGGCTGAGCTATCCACCGAGAAGGCGGTCAACCGCGGGCTCGAGATGATGGCGCTGCACTACGGCAATCAGATGAAGCGATTGTCCGTCGCATTGGAGGCACGCGAGGCCAGCCGCGCTCTGGATGACCGTTCAATCATGGCTGCTCGGGCAGCTGCACGCCGGATGGAGAGAGACGATGCGCCGACTGGGGATTGGGCTGACCGGCCTGTGCCTGACGCTGCTGCTGAGTGGCTGCAGCGCCTTCGAGAGCAAGCCAGTGGTGATGCCCACTGAGTGGCAGTGCACACCCGAAGTGCCGAGCTATCTGCTCAATCCACTGCCTGCGCCTGATCGGCCAGTGACATCCAACCGCGATCTGCTCAGCCTGCTGGCCGACTATGAGTCACAGCGCCGTCGCTTCAATGCTGACCGCACGGCGACGGCCTCTATCCTCGAGCGCCTGGCCGATGGGCCTGATAGCGCCGAGCAGACGACTGCTGAGTGACACCACAAGAATTGAAAAGCCCTGCCTTCCGGCGGGGCTTTTTTGTGGGCGCTTCACCCGCGCCCGGCACTTACCAGAGCCTTTCAGGATAGAGCCTGAGGAGCGCCGATGGCTTCATCGGGCCTCTCTGGGTTGGCGACTCCTGGGTGACAGGCTCTATCTCTAAAAGGCTTCTACCGATGACAAACGTTATTCCATTCGATTACGAAGGCCAGTCGGTCCGCTTCAACACAGATTGCTGGATCAATGCTACTGACATTGGCAAGCGCTTTGGCAAGAGACCGGCCAAATGGCTGGAGCTTCCGCGAACCCAAAGCTATATCGCTGCCTTGGCTAGAGCGATGGGGAGGACCGATGTCCGAAAATCGGACTTCGGTCTCGTGATCACCCGAAGAGGCGGCTTGCTACAAGGCACATGGCTGCATCCCAAGCTAGCGGTGGCCTTCGCGCGATGGCTGGATGATGACTTTGCCGCATGGTGTGACCTACGCATCGATGCGTTGATGCGCGGTGAGCTGAGCGCTATGCAAGAGTTCGAGAAGGCCTGTCGCGCACTGGATGACCAGAATGCCAAGGGCAGCCTTGCCGGTCGCGAGCTGGCCAGCCATCGGTGGGTCAAGCCGGCGCTGGAGTCTCGCGCTGACTACTGGCGGCAAGAGCTCCAGATGGCGTTACCCATCGACTCATGATCACTCCCTTGTCCTGGTCACAGTACGCGGTCTCGCCCAGTGCCTCCGTCGCGGATGACATAGAGCTTGTATCCCTTGATATGGGCGAGAGTCTCAGCGTACTCACGGGCTTCGGCTTCCTGCTTGAATGTCTTGTGCGGCATATCCTCGAGCTCACGACGTACTGCCCAGCCGTCAGTGCAGCGATAGAGATATAGCTCGAGCATCATGGGAGTCTCCTTTGATCGGTGTCCCTGCATGTTCGTGTATGCGCAACTCTCAACGTAGTAGAGGAGATGGTCTGTGCCTATCAAACCGCCGCGACCCTGCAAGGCCCCCATGTGTGGTGGCAAGACGACTGCCTCTCACGGGTACTGCGAGGCGCATGCCGATCGCGCCATCAACTGGGGCAAGAGTAAGCGAGGCGGGCAAGGCCGAGGTGGTCGGCCATGGCGGCGACTGAGAAACGCGATTCTCAAGCGTGATCGCTATCTCTGCCAGCCATGCGAGCGCATGAATCGCATCACGCCAGCTACTGAAGTTGATCACATTGTGGGTAAGGCTCAGGGCGGCACAGACGCCGCTGACAACCTCGAGGCGATCTGCAAGGCCTGCCATCAGACCAAGACGGCAAGCGAGGCGCTGGCGGCCAGATCAGGCGACTGAGGCAGGACCTGAGAGGGGGGAGGGGGGTGCAATCTCTACCACCTTTGGGGGCGGCCACCGTTCCGTTACGTTTCTTTCTCACACCCGCGAAATTGAAAAATCAGCCTAGCGCGAAGGATTCTCAGATGACACGAGGTCGCAAGCCCAAACCAAGCCACTTGAAGGCGGTGCAGGGCAACGCCGGCAAGCGTGCCATCAACCATGACGAGCCCGAGGGCGATGCGCTCGATGAAGCCCCGCCGGCACCCGACTGGCTGTGCGAGATCGGCCGCGATGCCTGGGACAAGCTTGCGCCCTGGTTGGTCGGCTCCAAGATCCTGACGCGCTCTGACCTGCATCAGCTTGAGGCCTACTGCGATGCCTACGCCACCTGGCGGCAGGCCGTGGTCGAGATCCAGCAATGCGGCCTGGT
It includes:
- a CDS encoding HNH endonuclease, which codes for MCGGKTTASHGYCEAHADRAINWGKSKRGGQGRGGRPWRRLRNAILKRDRYLCQPCERMNRITPATEVDHIVGKAQGGTDAADNLEAICKACHQTKTASEALAARSGD
- a CDS encoding phage terminase small subunit P27 family produces the protein MTRGRKPKPSHLKAVQGNAGKRAINHDEPEGDALDEAPPAPDWLCEIGRDAWDKLAPWLVGSKILTRSDLHQLEAYCDAYATWRQAVVEIQQCGLVLESPATGAPIKNPALTAKNEAARQMTTFGSALGLDPSSRARLAVPGSKDAANPFAELLGGNKR
- a CDS encoding phage holin, lambda family; the protein is MHDDDHEPADMPHRDPSTWQMLLEWLQPYQANLYAAGLSFAIALLRGLHAGGRFYKSLLEATLVGGLTLALKPLLDWGGLDQDMAVAIGAAIAFLGVEWLRAKSDAIFDKVLGRWLH
- a CDS encoding KilA-N domain-containing protein, whose translation is MTNVIPFDYEGQSVRFNTDCWINATDIGKRFGKRPAKWLELPRTQSYIAALARAMGRTDVRKSDFGLVITRRGGLLQGTWLHPKLAVAFARWLDDDFAAWCDLRIDALMRGELSAMQEFEKACRALDDQNAKGSLAGRELASHRWVKPALESRADYWRQELQMALPIDS
- a CDS encoding DUF2188 domain-containing protein produces the protein MMLELYLYRCTDGWAVRRELEDMPHKTFKQEAEAREYAETLAHIKGYKLYVIRDGGTGRDRVL